The Streptomyces sp. NBC_00691 genome has a segment encoding these proteins:
- a CDS encoding LysE family translocator, producing the protein MSVDLVGFLGVVLVAYLVPGPDFLVVLRSAAEHPLKGRAAAVGAQAGLCLHMLAAATGLALVAARSPVVYDAIKLLGAAYLMYLGVRTVLAARRAARERSAAGAPPTRPEHGPKPENLAEVEASGGRWRAGFTQGFLTNVLNPKAALFFLSILPQFVNGGGSMTGQIFFLGTLDVLIGVVYWYALVAAATRLRSLLARPKFRHRWELTTGWLFIGIGISVAAIA; encoded by the coding sequence ATGTCGGTTGACCTCGTCGGGTTCCTTGGCGTGGTGTTGGTGGCCTACCTCGTGCCGGGCCCGGACTTTCTCGTGGTGCTCCGGTCGGCGGCCGAACACCCATTGAAGGGCCGTGCGGCGGCGGTCGGCGCCCAGGCTGGGCTGTGCCTGCACATGCTCGCCGCCGCGACCGGCCTGGCGTTGGTGGCCGCGCGTTCACCTGTGGTCTACGACGCCATCAAACTGCTTGGCGCGGCCTACCTCATGTATCTCGGGGTTCGAACCGTGCTGGCAGCCCGACGAGCCGCACGTGAGCGTTCAGCCGCAGGGGCGCCGCCGACCCGCCCCGAGCACGGTCCGAAGCCGGAGAACCTCGCGGAGGTCGAGGCCTCCGGAGGCCGGTGGCGGGCAGGCTTCACACAGGGTTTCCTCACCAACGTGCTCAACCCCAAGGCAGCCCTGTTCTTTCTCAGTATCCTGCCGCAGTTCGTCAACGGGGGTGGCTCGATGACCGGGCAGATCTTCTTCCTCGGCACGCTCGACGTCCTCATCGGCGTCGTCTACTGGTACGCCCTGGTCGCCGCCGCCACACGACTCCGATCGCTGCTTGCCCGACCGAAGTTCCGCCACCGCTGGGAACTCACGACAGGCTGGCTCTTCATCGGCATTGGCATCAGCGTCGCCGCCATCGCCTGA
- a CDS encoding VOC family protein → MTTTLGAFVLGTPDPPALADFYRALLGWEEVECGPEWVRLKEHGRDRPSLSFQLESDHLPPVWPPRPGTQQMQAHLDVLVDDLEAETGRACALGATVEEHQPQQRVRVLRDPHGHLFCLFLPGA, encoded by the coding sequence ATGACCACGACACTCGGCGCCTTCGTCCTTGGCACGCCCGACCCTCCCGCGCTCGCCGACTTCTACCGGGCCCTGCTGGGGTGGGAGGAAGTGGAGTGCGGTCCGGAATGGGTGCGCTTGAAGGAGCACGGGCGAGACCGCCCCAGCCTCAGCTTCCAGCTGGAGAGCGATCACCTGCCTCCGGTATGGCCACCTCGGCCGGGCACGCAACAGATGCAGGCGCATCTGGACGTGCTAGTCGACGACCTGGAAGCGGAAACTGGACGAGCCTGCGCTCTGGGAGCGACGGTGGAAGAGCATCAGCCTCAGCAGAGGGTAAGGGTCCTCCGCGATCCCCATGGGCACCTGTTCTGCCTCTTCCTGCCCGGTGCCTGA
- a CDS encoding STAS domain-containing protein, protein MITHVAEMTANSQLQARRELAAACERTRPRVVLDLQQVSFMGSSGINTLIRTHRTLTTAEGWLRLAVPSQAVIRVITIVGIDAFIDCRKSLPSALAA, encoded by the coding sequence ATGATCACCCATGTGGCTGAGATGACAGCGAATTCCCAGCTCCAGGCCCGCCGGGAACTGGCCGCGGCCTGTGAGAGAACGCGTCCCCGTGTGGTGCTGGACCTGCAGCAGGTCTCGTTCATGGGCTCCAGCGGCATCAACACCCTCATCCGAACCCACCGCACCCTCACCACAGCAGAGGGGTGGCTCCGTCTGGCCGTGCCCAGCCAGGCGGTGATACGCGTCATCACCATCGTCGGCATCGACGCCTTCATCGACTGCCGCAAAAGCCTTCCCAGCGCCCTCGCCGCCTGA
- a CDS encoding CsbD family protein, with the protein MSGTEKTRAQAEQAKGKAKEMTGRALGNERMTADGHADQAKGNARQAKEDVKDTFRHH; encoded by the coding sequence ATGTCGGGCACCGAGAAGACCAGGGCGCAGGCCGAGCAGGCCAAGGGCAAGGCCAAGGAGATGACGGGCCGGGCACTCGGCAACGAGCGGATGACCGCTGACGGCCATGCCGATCAGGCCAAGGGCAACGCCCGCCAGGCCAAGGAAGACGTCAAGGACACCTTCCGCCACCACTGA
- a CDS encoding PRC-barrel domain containing protein encodes MTENVWGYRETSGRTAGADLTGYKVEAADGSIGKVDKHSDEVGSSYIVVDTGPWIFGKEVLLPAGTIDRVDAQEEKVYVGWTKDQIKAAPEFEKDRHLGNEDYHRQVGGYYADPSNRL; translated from the coding sequence ATGACTGAGAATGTGTGGGGTTACCGCGAGACGTCCGGCCGTACGGCCGGAGCCGACCTGACGGGCTACAAGGTCGAGGCGGCCGACGGTTCTATCGGCAAGGTCGACAAGCACTCCGACGAGGTCGGCTCCTCCTACATCGTGGTCGACACGGGCCCGTGGATCTTCGGCAAGGAGGTCCTTCTGCCCGCGGGCACCATCGACCGGGTCGACGCCCAGGAGGAGAAGGTCTACGTCGGCTGGACCAAGGACCAGATCAAGGCCGCCCCTGAGTTCGAGAAGGACAGGCACCTCGGCAACGAGGACTACCACCGCCAGGTCGGCGGCTACTACGCCGACCCCTCGAACCGCCTCTGA
- the cutA gene encoding divalent cation tolerance protein CutA, protein MNGSRPGAQVIGPVTSVFWHLGVYRTGQEWKVLMTVTAERYPALEAHLLALHPWGNRELVAVPIVAAAEPCKRWICALVVPVEG, encoded by the coding sequence ATGAACGGCTCGCGGCCGGGGGCCCAGGTCATCGGGCCCGTCACGTCGGTGTTCTGGCACCTGGGGGTGTACCGGACGGGCCAGGAGTGGAAAGTGCTGATGACGGTGACTGCCGAGCGGTATCCGGCGCTGGAGGCGCACCTCCTCGCTCTGCACCCGTGGGGCAACCGGGAGCTTGTCGCCGTCCCGATCGTCGCGGCTGCCGAGCCGTGCAAGAGGTGGATCTGTGCATTGGTCGTGCCGGTCGAAGGCTAG